One genomic window of Cupriavidus sp. P-10 includes the following:
- a CDS encoding SDR family NAD(P)-dependent oxidoreductase, with protein sequence MTRTVVLVTGATSGIGRATALAFGRDGAQLVCSGRNATAGAALVSQLRELGAEAEFVPADVGNEAQVRQLVEHAVTRFGRLDVAVNSAGTEGTPGSIVDQTVESYAATFDANVLGTFLSMKYELRVMLEQKEGVVINLSSTMGSRGNAQNPMYVASKHAIEGLTKAAALEAARSNVRVNAVAPGPIETGMLDRIAGGAGNVAAVAATIPAGRIGTPEEVADAIVFLASARSRYITGQILGVNGGKTAM encoded by the coding sequence ATGACTCGTACCGTCGTTCTCGTTACGGGAGCCACGTCTGGAATCGGCCGCGCAACGGCGCTTGCATTTGGCCGCGATGGGGCGCAACTGGTTTGCTCCGGCCGCAATGCCACTGCAGGCGCCGCACTTGTGTCTCAACTCCGGGAGCTCGGTGCCGAGGCCGAGTTCGTGCCTGCTGACGTAGGTAATGAGGCGCAGGTCCGCCAACTCGTCGAGCATGCCGTCACCCGCTTCGGACGGCTCGATGTCGCTGTGAACAGTGCAGGGACCGAAGGCACGCCAGGGTCGATCGTCGACCAGACGGTTGAATCCTATGCCGCGACCTTCGATGCGAATGTGCTTGGAACATTCCTGAGCATGAAGTACGAGCTGCGCGTCATGCTGGAGCAGAAGGAGGGCGTTGTGATCAACCTCTCCTCCACCATGGGAAGCCGCGGCAACGCACAGAATCCGATGTATGTGGCCAGCAAGCATGCGATCGAGGGCTTGACCAAGGCTGCCGCACTCGAGGCGGCCAGATCGAATGTGAGAGTGAATGCGGTTGCCCCTGGCCCGATCGAGACCGGGATGCTGGATCGCATTGCGGGAGGCGCCGGCAACGTTGCGGCAGTTGCCGCGACGATCCCGGCAGGACGCATCGGGACCCCGGAGGAGGTCGCCGACGCCATCGTGTTCCTGGCGTCTGCACGGTCCAGGTACATAACGGGCCAGATTCTCGGAGTCAATGGCGGCAAGACAGCGATGTAA
- a CDS encoding tripartite tricarboxylate transporter substrate binding protein — MSDRPAVLRVRRVVAATALALAMPAAMAWTNKPVRVLVPAPAGGTIDVMARMLSEQLTADLGQPVVVDNKPGAGGAIAVGALLAAPPDGQTILVSATNVFAEIPHVMKVPYDPMKDVKPVAAAARSTLLLVSAPSLPAKDLPGLISYVKAHPGNLSFATYGPGTASQYAGMIMNQKAGMDLQNIPFPGSPPALTQVMGGQIAVMYDGMVTSLPYLKAGKLKAYAVAARQRLPMLPQVPTFAELGYPDVDFSNWTGVFVSSRVPADLTEKIQAAVYKAGSRPGVQERIAALGFEPLQPQSLGQLSQNLRADFDRNARMVKTYNIQPQ; from the coding sequence ATGTCAGACCGACCTGCCGTTCTGCGCGTGCGCCGCGTCGTCGCCGCGACGGCCCTTGCACTTGCCATGCCCGCCGCCATGGCGTGGACCAACAAGCCAGTGCGCGTACTGGTGCCAGCACCTGCCGGCGGCACGATTGACGTGATGGCCCGCATGCTGTCCGAACAACTGACGGCGGACCTGGGCCAGCCCGTGGTCGTCGACAACAAGCCGGGTGCCGGCGGCGCCATCGCGGTCGGCGCACTGCTGGCGGCGCCGCCCGATGGCCAGACCATCCTGGTGTCGGCGACCAACGTGTTTGCGGAAATCCCCCACGTGATGAAGGTGCCCTACGATCCGATGAAGGACGTGAAGCCGGTCGCCGCCGCGGCCAGGTCGACCCTGCTGCTCGTCAGCGCGCCCAGCCTGCCGGCCAAAGACCTGCCGGGGCTGATCAGCTACGTGAAGGCGCATCCGGGCAACCTGAGCTTCGCCACCTACGGCCCGGGCACGGCCTCGCAGTACGCCGGCATGATCATGAACCAGAAGGCGGGGATGGATCTGCAGAACATCCCGTTCCCTGGATCGCCGCCAGCCCTGACGCAGGTGATGGGCGGGCAGATCGCCGTGATGTATGACGGCATGGTGACGTCGCTGCCCTACCTCAAGGCGGGCAAGCTCAAGGCCTATGCCGTGGCCGCCAGGCAGCGCTTGCCGATGCTCCCGCAGGTGCCAACCTTCGCCGAACTGGGCTATCCGGATGTTGACTTCAGCAACTGGACCGGCGTGTTCGTGTCATCCAGGGTGCCGGCCGATCTGACCGAGAAGATCCAGGCCGCGGTCTACAAGGCAGGCTCCCGGCCCGGCGTGCAGGAGCGGATTGCCGCGCTCGGCTTCGAGCCGCTGCAGCCGCAGAGCCTTGGCCAGCTCAGCCAGAATCTGCGCGCCGATTTCGATCGCAACGCCCGCATGGTGAAGACCTACAACATCCAGCCGCAATGA
- a CDS encoding quinone oxidoreductase family protein, with translation MAKAIRFHETGSADVLKLETVEVGDPGPGQARVRHSYIAVNFIDIYFRTGHYPLDLPNGLGSDAVGVVEAVGPGVTDIRAGDRVGYLLGPQGAYSDVRVMPAEWLIPLPDGVSDRVASTLIMKGMTAQYLFRQVYPLKGGETILYHAAAGGVGLIASQWARALGVNMIGTVSTDEKAELARANGCAHVIVTSRENIVDRVMEITDGKKVPVVFDSVGKSTLDASLSCLQVRGTLVSNGTTSGPVEIDSRTLAAKGSLWVTRPAMVHYATPRSHMLAMANEVFDMVMAGKITSEPKQQFALEEAAQAHRALENRQTSGATVLVP, from the coding sequence ATGGCAAAGGCAATCCGGTTTCACGAGACGGGCAGCGCTGATGTCCTCAAGCTCGAGACCGTGGAAGTCGGCGATCCGGGCCCCGGTCAGGCGCGTGTGCGGCACAGCTACATCGCCGTCAATTTCATCGATATCTATTTCCGCACCGGCCACTATCCGCTGGACCTGCCCAACGGCCTCGGCTCTGACGCCGTGGGTGTGGTCGAGGCCGTGGGCCCCGGTGTCACCGACATCCGCGCGGGCGACCGCGTGGGCTACCTGCTCGGCCCGCAGGGCGCCTACTCGGATGTGCGGGTCATGCCTGCCGAGTGGCTGATCCCGCTGCCGGACGGCGTCTCCGACCGCGTCGCCTCGACGCTCATCATGAAGGGGATGACGGCGCAATACCTGTTCCGCCAGGTTTATCCGCTCAAGGGCGGCGAAACCATCCTCTATCACGCCGCGGCCGGCGGCGTGGGCCTGATCGCCTCCCAGTGGGCACGCGCGCTTGGCGTAAACATGATCGGGACGGTCAGCACCGACGAGAAGGCCGAGCTTGCCAGGGCCAACGGCTGCGCGCACGTCATCGTCACCTCGCGCGAGAACATCGTCGATCGCGTGATGGAAATCACCGACGGCAAGAAGGTCCCGGTGGTGTTCGATTCGGTCGGCAAGTCGACGCTGGACGCCTCGCTGTCCTGCCTGCAGGTACGCGGCACGCTGGTCAGCAACGGCACGACTTCAGGACCGGTCGAGATCGACAGCCGCACGCTCGCGGCAAAGGGCTCGCTCTGGGTCACGCGTCCGGCCATGGTGCATTACGCCACGCCGCGCTCGCACATGCTTGCCATGGCCAACGAGGTATTCGACATGGTGATGGCCGGAAAGATCACCAGCGAGCCGAAGCAGCAGTTTGCGCTGGAAGAGGCCGCACAGGCCCATCGCGCCCTGGAAAACCGGCAGACGAGCGGCGCCACGGTGCTGGTGCCTTAA
- a CDS encoding polymer-forming cytoskeletal protein, with amino-acid sequence MWPVLLGLLTMLVFGLPLVPAVLEWRRRSDVRPLAIDSEHTLDVAAAAAVFRAMVARRDEKSGLHGLAHRVNALRPVVQVTGTFMPTAAEACNGVCSRTIVTSGSLVLPDSYTFSRDIYGRRGISTGRRNRVQVLLSEGEILMRSGSELQRWAHARSVHVEPRCRLRGPLSALYAIRLEEDCEFTSVSAAVVGFGARHLAAPPDMDATAPAGGDWAHEVLIPPEASNGRWLVTHDLTFPASTLYRGDLVVHGDLWIGSGARIIGSVKASGCIWSGSRVRIDGALIAGGTISVGRECAIAGPIASEREIDVGARSIIGAANKRTTLVAPVLHVRVGTVVYGAACAPEEGKVVSDGNVATP; translated from the coding sequence ATGTGGCCCGTGCTGCTTGGCCTCCTCACCATGCTGGTCTTCGGGTTGCCGCTGGTGCCCGCTGTGCTTGAATGGCGGCGCCGGAGCGATGTCCGGCCGCTGGCGATCGACAGCGAACACACGCTGGATGTCGCGGCCGCGGCCGCGGTCTTTCGTGCCATGGTCGCCCGGCGGGACGAGAAGTCCGGCCTGCATGGCCTGGCGCACCGGGTCAACGCGTTGCGGCCTGTGGTCCAGGTCACAGGCACCTTCATGCCGACGGCGGCGGAGGCGTGCAACGGCGTCTGTTCGCGCACCATCGTCACCAGTGGCTCGCTGGTGCTTCCGGACAGCTATACGTTTTCAAGAGACATCTACGGCCGGCGCGGCATCTCCACGGGCCGCAGGAATCGCGTGCAGGTGCTGCTGTCCGAAGGCGAGATCCTGATGCGCAGCGGCAGCGAGCTGCAGCGCTGGGCACACGCCCGCAGTGTCCATGTCGAGCCACGGTGCCGCTTGCGCGGACCGCTCTCCGCCCTCTACGCGATTCGTCTCGAAGAGGACTGCGAATTCACCTCGGTCAGCGCGGCGGTAGTCGGTTTCGGGGCGCGTCACCTCGCCGCCCCGCCCGACATGGACGCCACCGCCCCGGCCGGGGGAGACTGGGCGCATGAAGTGCTGATCCCCCCCGAAGCCTCGAACGGCCGCTGGCTGGTAACGCACGATCTGACGTTTCCCGCCAGCACCCTGTATCGCGGTGACCTTGTTGTGCATGGCGACTTGTGGATCGGCTCCGGCGCGCGCATTATCGGCAGCGTCAAGGCAAGCGGCTGCATCTGGTCAGGCTCGCGCGTGCGCATCGACGGCGCGCTGATTGCAGGGGGCACCATTTCCGTGGGGCGCGAGTGCGCCATCGCCGGGCCGATCGCTTCCGAGCGCGAGATCGATGTGGGCGCGCGCAGCATTATCGGTGCGGCGAACAAGCGCACCACCCTGGTGGCGCCGGTGCTCCACGTACGGGTTGGTACGGTGGTCTATGGCGCGGCTTGCGCCCCGGAGGAAGGCAAGGTCGTATCCGATGGCAACGTGGCCACCCCATGA
- a CDS encoding YaiO family outer membrane beta-barrel protein: MAKLSDTRTHGAGALPLLGMLALLATTDVRAQAEATPPRTFVPLLTGFIEGGLGHANLTGDNASWNDQYLRGGVNFTPKDYVTGEISHQSHFGDQGTFFGLGYTRTFDENWYGFLSAGTSAGGFFLPEVRVDGLLFRKLLEKKNLVVSAGFTYYRAKEVYTDKTLLLGLTYYFDAPWIIQLGARLNRSDPGNVRSNRGIAAVTYGRDKDQFITLKYDGGSEAYQLTGEQALLSDFNSHEVSLTWRKWFTKRYGINLRAIYYDNPSYTRKQAEIGVFAEF, translated from the coding sequence ATGGCGAAGCTCTCGGATACCAGAACTCATGGCGCTGGCGCACTGCCCTTGCTGGGCATGCTGGCACTGCTTGCCACCACCGATGTTCGAGCGCAGGCGGAAGCCACGCCGCCAAGGACGTTCGTGCCCTTGCTCACAGGGTTCATCGAAGGCGGTCTCGGCCACGCCAACCTCACTGGCGACAATGCCAGCTGGAACGACCAGTACCTGCGAGGCGGGGTCAACTTCACCCCGAAGGATTACGTGACCGGCGAAATCAGCCACCAGAGCCACTTCGGCGACCAGGGCACGTTCTTCGGGCTGGGCTACACCCGAACCTTCGACGAGAACTGGTACGGCTTCCTGAGCGCCGGCACCAGCGCGGGCGGCTTCTTCCTGCCCGAGGTCCGGGTCGACGGCCTGCTGTTCCGCAAGCTGCTCGAGAAGAAGAACCTGGTCGTGAGCGCCGGCTTTACTTACTACCGCGCCAAGGAAGTTTATACCGACAAGACCTTGCTGCTGGGCCTGACATACTATTTCGACGCCCCCTGGATCATCCAGCTCGGCGCGCGGCTCAACCGCAGCGATCCGGGCAATGTCCGCTCCAATCGCGGCATAGCCGCCGTGACCTACGGCCGCGACAAAGATCAGTTCATTACCCTGAAATACGATGGCGGTAGCGAAGCCTACCAGCTCACCGGCGAGCAGGCCCTGCTGAGCGACTTCAATAGCCATGAAGTCTCGCTGACGTGGCGCAAATGGTTCACCAAGCGCTATGGCATCAACCTGCGCGCCATCTACTACGACAACCCGTCCTACACGCGCAAGCAAGCGGAGATCGGGGTGTTCGCGGAGTTCTAG
- a CDS encoding glycosyltransferase, giving the protein MTSPDTLEERARAEPALRPPAWTKPAAIEPPPERVAAQAIVPPLTVMLLMIVGLVIFYAVRHYMFTLNRLFGRQRHPYLDIDVADWPSLTVLVAAHNEEAVIAGSLICLLHADYPVDRLTIMPVNDRSSDGTRGIIDDLVQQYPGRITPFHRTDGKPGKAAALKDASEVVASDIIVVFDADYLPPVGMLKQLVAPFFDPEVGATMGRVVPMNLDSNLLTRLLDLERSGGYQVDQQARMNLNLVPQYGGTVGGVRMRALRSIGGWHDDVLAEDTDLTYRLLLANWKTIYQNWSECYEEVPETWPVRVRQIMRWTKGHNQALYRHGWKMAACRNHGLFEKIDGVALLGIYMMAPLMLFGWLLAILLFYAGGLPLFGEAVILFALMSYGTLGNFAAFFEIAAAVYLDGSRERIRLLPLNYFGFLVSMLTVSRAILSQLAFDYVLRRELRWDKTARYRQRS; this is encoded by the coding sequence ATGACGTCGCCGGACACGCTGGAAGAGCGCGCGCGCGCGGAGCCGGCACTGCGCCCGCCAGCCTGGACCAAGCCAGCGGCGATCGAGCCGCCGCCGGAGCGGGTGGCCGCGCAGGCCATCGTGCCGCCACTGACGGTCATGCTGTTGATGATCGTCGGCCTGGTGATCTTCTATGCCGTGCGCCACTACATGTTCACGCTGAACCGGCTGTTCGGCAGGCAGCGCCATCCTTACCTGGACATCGACGTCGCGGACTGGCCAAGCCTGACTGTGCTGGTCGCCGCGCACAACGAGGAGGCCGTGATCGCCGGCTCGCTGATATGCCTGCTGCACGCGGACTATCCGGTCGACCGGCTCACCATCATGCCCGTCAACGACCGCTCCAGCGACGGCACGCGCGGGATCATCGACGACCTCGTGCAGCAGTACCCGGGACGCATCACGCCGTTCCACCGCACCGACGGCAAGCCCGGCAAGGCGGCCGCGCTCAAGGATGCAAGCGAAGTCGTGGCCAGCGACATCATCGTCGTGTTCGACGCCGACTACCTCCCGCCGGTGGGCATGCTCAAGCAACTGGTCGCGCCGTTCTTCGACCCCGAGGTGGGCGCGACCATGGGCCGGGTGGTGCCGATGAACCTGGACAGCAACCTGCTGACGCGGCTGCTCGACCTGGAGCGCTCGGGGGGCTATCAGGTCGACCAGCAGGCCCGCATGAACCTGAACCTCGTACCGCAGTACGGTGGCACCGTCGGCGGCGTCAGGATGCGGGCGTTGCGCAGCATCGGCGGCTGGCACGACGATGTGCTGGCCGAAGACACTGACTTGACCTACAGGCTGCTGCTGGCCAACTGGAAGACGATCTACCAGAACTGGTCGGAGTGCTATGAAGAGGTGCCCGAGACCTGGCCCGTGCGTGTGCGCCAGATCATGCGCTGGACCAAGGGCCACAACCAGGCGCTCTATCGGCACGGCTGGAAGATGGCGGCGTGCCGCAACCATGGGCTGTTCGAGAAAATCGACGGCGTGGCGCTGCTTGGCATCTACATGATGGCGCCGCTGATGCTGTTCGGCTGGCTGCTGGCGATCCTGCTGTTCTATGCCGGCGGCCTGCCGCTGTTCGGTGAAGCGGTGATCCTGTTCGCGCTGATGTCATATGGGACGTTGGGCAACTTTGCCGCCTTCTTCGAGATCGCCGCCGCCGTGTACCTGGACGGCAGCCGCGAACGCATCCGCCTGCTGCCGCTGAACTATTTCGGCTTCCTGGTCAGCATGCTGACTGTGTCCCGCGCCATCCTCAGCCAGCTCGCCTTCGATTACGTCCTCCGCCGCGAACTGCGGTGGGACAAGACCGCGCGTTATCGCCAGAGGAGCTGA
- a CDS encoding histone deacetylase family protein — protein MTTTIIYTHTACLEHRPGPQHPESPERLRAVVQALRAPEFASLEWRDAPMGTVEQLQLIHDSYYIDEIAQSAPTHGYVPLDAGDTVMSPGSWEAVMRCVGAACAGVDAVMDGQARNVFCATRPCGHHAEPAKAMGFCIFNQAAIAAAYAYEVHKLERVAVVDFDVHHGNGTQAAFFDRPELFYASSHQSPFFPGTGARSETGVNHNIVNVPLPRGCEPAQFRAAISALVLPALRAFAPEILIVSAGFDAHRLDPLAGMNLEDSDFHWITKELMQIADETCDGRIVSILEGGYSLDALATSAKAHVSALMKLDASGASDVA, from the coding sequence CACCGCCCCGGGCCGCAACATCCGGAGTCGCCCGAACGCCTGAGAGCCGTCGTGCAGGCGTTGCGAGCGCCGGAGTTCGCTTCGCTGGAATGGCGCGATGCGCCAATGGGCACCGTCGAGCAGTTGCAATTGATCCACGATTCGTACTACATCGACGAGATCGCGCAAAGCGCCCCCACCCACGGATACGTGCCGCTGGACGCGGGCGATACGGTCATGTCGCCGGGCTCGTGGGAAGCCGTCATGCGCTGCGTGGGGGCTGCTTGCGCGGGTGTCGATGCGGTCATGGACGGCCAGGCGCGTAACGTGTTTTGCGCGACGCGGCCGTGCGGCCATCACGCTGAACCGGCGAAGGCGATGGGCTTTTGCATTTTCAACCAGGCGGCGATCGCGGCAGCCTACGCCTATGAGGTCCACAAACTCGAGCGCGTCGCTGTGGTGGATTTCGATGTGCATCACGGCAATGGCACCCAGGCAGCATTCTTCGACCGCCCGGAGCTGTTCTATGCATCCAGCCACCAGTCGCCTTTCTTTCCCGGTACCGGAGCCCGGTCCGAGACAGGGGTGAACCACAATATCGTCAACGTTCCGTTGCCTCGCGGCTGTGAGCCGGCACAGTTCCGTGCCGCGATTTCCGCCCTCGTGCTTCCCGCGCTAAGGGCGTTCGCCCCCGAAATCCTCATTGTCTCCGCGGGATTCGACGCGCACCGCCTGGATCCCCTCGCTGGCATGAACCTGGAGGACAGCGACTTCCATTGGATCACCAAGGAACTGATGCAGATTGCCGACGAGACGTGCGACGGCCGCATCGTATCCATCCTGGAAGGGGGTTACAGCCTCGACGCATTGGCCACGAGTGCGAAGGCGCATGTCAGCGCTCTGATGAAACTCGATGCCTCGGGGGCATCAGATGTCGCCTAA
- a CDS encoding kelch motif-containing protein encodes MANHRKALSLAMTGTCSFWLIAAPAGTASAAAACPAAGAAVCGVNSGLVPVHKDFIHTSLIWNKKYAECPKMLIWMRPSEYKPKHYLNPPVQGGGFPGFNPKYITLVQGGFGLGQLDESGWSRYSADLERENTQIVDVCGLQSLIDTGRFTKTAIADLTSADISYTEPFFSDAGFSRGLGYNLFCNGHVAGIDGRIYVVGLHDKGGNNGGRKVNIFDPQSEQWVFRPTPCVRSGFESDPTGMLSHCNPLNEDNTDPRLPSDLKYQRWYPTAVTLPDGKILVLSGSDQDTSVGPAGASATKVRQAVPEVYDPKTDTTVALESARKLLPMYPRAFVVQTGPGEKDWKVAVTSEVVPPLPGETGGLSITGYDPFFYSGKTYLFDVQAALADPLIATPAQNHWQYVDTAQNAHDSGAGAIMVTINADGTWLQDVFLFGGSNGGNTPGSAVAETINFSSATPKWKPLTNLVQPVSQNNVVALPDGKLLVVGGADDGVNSLVYQMYNPADGSRTDVATSPVPRHDHSTALLMPNGGVWVMGGNRVNLIPGSPQTQAQRDAAVPVIEFYKPPYFFKGAKPVITKSPNSIHYGNSFKLDVSGTEVESVTLVRTGPITHNWTWGNRYVKLPVRVQNDGKLDVTAPPLPGLAIAGDYVLYAVGKNGTVSEGRHVLLKSKGDPAND; translated from the coding sequence ATGGCAAATCATCGTAAGGCCCTGTCACTGGCGATGACAGGCACATGCTCGTTCTGGCTTATCGCAGCGCCGGCCGGTACTGCTTCGGCGGCGGCGGCATGCCCTGCCGCGGGTGCGGCAGTATGTGGGGTAAACAGCGGGCTGGTTCCGGTTCACAAGGATTTCATCCACACCTCGCTGATATGGAACAAAAAGTACGCGGAATGTCCGAAGATGCTGATCTGGATGCGGCCATCGGAGTACAAGCCGAAGCACTATCTCAATCCGCCGGTGCAGGGCGGTGGCTTCCCGGGATTCAACCCGAAGTACATCACCCTGGTACAGGGCGGCTTCGGGCTCGGGCAGCTCGACGAAAGCGGGTGGTCGCGCTACAGCGCTGACCTCGAGCGGGAAAACACCCAGATCGTCGATGTCTGTGGGCTGCAGTCCCTGATCGATACCGGTAGATTCACCAAGACGGCTATCGCCGACCTGACCAGCGCGGACATCAGCTATACCGAACCGTTCTTTTCGGACGCCGGCTTTTCCAGGGGACTGGGATACAACCTGTTCTGCAATGGCCACGTGGCCGGCATCGATGGCCGCATCTACGTAGTCGGGCTGCATGACAAGGGCGGCAACAATGGCGGCAGGAAAGTCAACATATTCGACCCCCAGAGCGAGCAATGGGTATTCAGGCCTACGCCCTGCGTCAGGTCAGGCTTTGAATCGGACCCGACCGGCATGCTGTCACATTGCAATCCGCTCAATGAGGACAACACCGATCCAAGGCTTCCGTCTGACCTGAAGTACCAGCGGTGGTACCCGACCGCCGTGACCCTGCCCGATGGGAAGATCCTGGTGCTGTCCGGCTCGGACCAGGATACCAGCGTCGGGCCGGCCGGTGCGAGCGCCACCAAGGTACGGCAGGCCGTGCCGGAGGTGTATGACCCCAAGACGGACACCACGGTTGCGCTGGAGAGTGCGCGCAAGCTGCTGCCAATGTATCCGCGCGCCTTTGTGGTCCAGACCGGTCCTGGCGAGAAGGACTGGAAGGTCGCGGTGACATCCGAAGTCGTGCCGCCCTTGCCCGGGGAAACGGGCGGGCTCAGTATCACCGGATATGACCCGTTCTTCTACAGCGGCAAGACCTACCTGTTCGATGTCCAGGCCGCGCTGGCCGATCCCCTGATCGCCACGCCGGCGCAAAACCATTGGCAATATGTTGATACGGCGCAGAATGCCCACGACAGTGGCGCCGGGGCCATCATGGTAACGATCAACGCGGATGGCACATGGTTGCAGGACGTGTTCCTGTTCGGCGGATCCAATGGCGGCAACACACCGGGATCGGCGGTTGCGGAAACCATCAACTTCTCCAGTGCGACGCCAAAATGGAAGCCCCTTACCAACCTGGTCCAGCCGGTCTCGCAGAACAATGTCGTCGCGCTGCCGGACGGGAAGCTGCTGGTCGTTGGTGGGGCCGATGACGGCGTCAACAGTCTGGTCTACCAGATGTACAATCCGGCCGACGGCAGCAGGACCGACGTGGCCACTTCGCCGGTACCCCGGCATGACCATTCCACTGCGCTGCTTATGCCAAATGGTGGCGTTTGGGTTATGGGAGGCAACCGGGTCAACCTGATACCGGGATCGCCCCAAACGCAGGCGCAGCGTGACGCCGCGGTACCAGTCATCGAGTTCTACAAGCCGCCGTATTTCTTCAAGGGCGCGAAGCCGGTCATCACCAAGAGCCCAAACAGCATCCACTATGGCAACAGCTTCAAGCTTGACGTCTCGGGTACTGAAGTCGAATCGGTGACGCTGGTTCGTACTGGCCCGATCACCCACAACTGGACTTGGGGTAATCGCTACGTGAAGCTGCCGGTCCGGGTTCAGAACGACGGCAAACTGGATGTCACCGCGCCGCCGCTGCCAGGGCTTGCGATTGCCGGCGACTACGTGCTCTACGCCGTTGGCAAGAACGGGACCGTCAGCGAAGGTCGGCATGTGCTGCTGAAGTCAAAGGGGGACCCTGCGAACGACTAA
- the wecB gene encoding non-hydrolyzing UDP-N-acetylglucosamine 2-epimerase — MPKKVLAVFGTRPEAIKMAPLIHRLRASSNFELRVCVTGQHRLMLDQVLRLFEIVPDFDLNVISQGQSLSDITTRVLSGVHTVLDRFLPEAMLVHGDTTTTLAATLAAFYRNVAIGHVEAGLRTGNLSAPWPEEMNRRVTDVMASWHFAPTQQAQEALLREGVDPMRISLTGNTGIDALLQVKARLDADAEMRGRLASQYPFLDESRRMVLVTGHRRENFGTPFERLFTALRTLADRNADVQIVYPVHLNPCVQGPVQAILSGHPNIHLIDPQDYLPFVFLMSRAYLIVTDSGGIQEEAPALGKPVLVTRETTERPEAVAAGTARLVGTDPARLIAAAEQLLNDPEEYACMARAHNPFGDGRASERIVFALQAASPEAYREGGDESVDASVVSL; from the coding sequence ATGCCGAAGAAAGTCCTCGCTGTATTTGGAACCCGCCCAGAAGCCATCAAGATGGCGCCGCTGATTCACCGGCTCCGGGCATCCAGCAATTTCGAGCTGCGGGTCTGCGTCACCGGACAGCACCGGCTGATGCTGGACCAGGTACTCAGGCTCTTCGAAATCGTGCCGGACTTCGACCTTAACGTAATCAGCCAAGGGCAAAGCCTGTCCGACATCACGACGCGCGTGCTGTCAGGCGTACACACGGTGCTGGACCGCTTCCTGCCGGAGGCCATGCTGGTCCACGGCGACACCACCACCACGCTTGCCGCCACGCTTGCGGCCTTCTATCGAAACGTGGCGATCGGCCACGTCGAAGCGGGACTGCGCACCGGCAATCTCAGCGCCCCGTGGCCGGAAGAAATGAACCGGCGCGTGACCGACGTGATGGCGTCATGGCATTTCGCGCCAACGCAACAGGCACAGGAAGCCTTGCTGCGCGAAGGCGTCGACCCGATGCGGATCAGCCTGACCGGCAACACCGGCATCGACGCGTTGTTGCAGGTCAAGGCCCGGCTGGACGCCGATGCCGAAATGCGCGGCCGGCTGGCAAGCCAGTACCCCTTCCTGGACGAGTCGCGGCGGATGGTGCTGGTGACCGGACACCGGCGCGAGAACTTCGGTACACCGTTCGAGCGCCTGTTCACCGCGCTGCGCACGCTGGCGGACCGCAATGCGGATGTCCAGATCGTCTATCCGGTGCATCTGAACCCGTGCGTGCAGGGCCCCGTGCAGGCGATCCTGAGCGGGCACCCGAACATCCACCTGATCGATCCCCAGGACTACCTGCCGTTCGTGTTCCTGATGTCGCGCGCCTATTTGATCGTCACCGACTCCGGCGGCATCCAGGAGGAGGCGCCGGCCCTGGGCAAGCCGGTGCTGGTGACACGGGAAACCACCGAGCGGCCGGAAGCCGTGGCCGCCGGTACCGCACGGCTGGTGGGTACCGACCCCGCTCGCCTCATCGCCGCCGCGGAGCAGTTGCTGAACGACCCGGAGGAATACGCGTGCATGGCGCGCGCGCACAACCCGTTCGGCGACGGCCGCGCCAGCGAACGCATCGTCTTTGCGCTGCAGGCGGCGTCGCCCGAGGCGTATCGGGAAGGTGGCGATGAGTCGGTCGACGCCAGCGTCGTCAGTTTGTAG